In Leifsonia sp. ZF2019, a genomic segment contains:
- a CDS encoding alpha/beta fold hydrolase — protein sequence MTPQPTPFVFVHGLFGSFADQAVFDALRPAPCSAPDLIGYGGTAGTVTTEGQVAALRAHIDRVYPPDPVHLVAHSIGGVLAFLYADAHPERVASVTSVEGNFTLDDAFWSRSIATLDENTARATINTRLTDPEGFLTGDGIIPTADLVATARQALSYQPWRTVWESARSVVETTGGQEWQRTLQRVFAATPVHLVAGERSRNAWHVPEWALRDAATFDIVRGAGHMIMLEHPTRFAEALLAIHSP from the coding sequence ATGACGCCGCAACCGACGCCCTTCGTGTTCGTGCACGGCCTCTTCGGGTCGTTCGCCGACCAGGCCGTGTTCGACGCCCTGCGACCTGCCCCCTGCTCCGCCCCCGATCTGATCGGATACGGCGGAACAGCAGGCACCGTAACGACAGAAGGGCAAGTCGCAGCCCTGCGGGCGCACATCGACCGGGTGTATCCGCCGGATCCTGTGCACCTGGTGGCGCACTCGATCGGCGGGGTACTCGCCTTCCTCTACGCCGACGCACACCCCGAACGGGTCGCGAGTGTGACGAGCGTCGAAGGGAACTTCACGCTTGACGACGCCTTCTGGTCACGGTCGATCGCGACGCTCGACGAGAACACCGCCCGCGCAACGATCAACACGCGCCTGACGGACCCGGAGGGTTTCCTGACCGGAGACGGGATCATCCCGACGGCCGACCTCGTCGCCACCGCCCGGCAGGCGCTCTCCTACCAGCCCTGGCGGACGGTGTGGGAATCCGCACGCTCCGTCGTCGAGACGACGGGTGGCCAGGAGTGGCAACGAACTCTGCAACGCGTGTTCGCCGCCACGCCGGTGCACCTCGTTGCGGGCGAACGGAGCAGGAACGCGTGGCATGTCCCGGAATGGGCGCTCAGAGACGCCGCAACGTTCGACATCGTTCGCGGCGCCGGCCACATGATCATGCTGGAACACCCGACCCGCTTCGCGGAAGCACTCCTCGCGATCCACTCGCCCTGA
- the dnaB gene encoding replicative DNA helicase, translating to MSIAHIGLADGGAPATEPRNAERTPPHDLLAEQSALGGMLLSKDAVADVVEVVRGTDFYIPKHEIIYDAILSLYSHGEPTDVITVTDELTKLGELSRAGGAEYLHTLTSLVPTAANAGYYANIVTEKALLRRLVEAGTRITQMGYKAEGEVLDLVNNAQAEIYSVTGAQEAEDYVPLTEAVTVAIDEIEAAKHKDGSMTGVPTGFTELDELTNGLHPGQMVIVAARPALGKSTLALDFARAAAIKHDLPTIFFSLEMGRSEIAMRLLSAEATVPLQHMRKGTVDNRDWTTIAATRGRINDAPLYIDDSPNMTLVEIRAKCRRLKQRVGLKMVVIDYLQLMTSGKRVESRQQEVSEFSRALKLLAKELQVPVIALSQLNRGPEQRADKLPALSDLRESGSIEQDADMVILLHRESAYEKDNPRAGEADLIVAKHRNGPTKTVTVAFQGMYSRFTDMAPV from the coding sequence GTGTCGATCGCTCACATCGGCCTCGCCGACGGCGGCGCCCCCGCGACCGAGCCGCGGAACGCGGAGCGCACTCCCCCGCATGACCTCCTCGCCGAGCAGAGCGCCCTCGGCGGCATGCTGCTCAGCAAGGACGCCGTCGCCGACGTGGTCGAGGTCGTGCGCGGTACGGACTTCTACATTCCCAAGCACGAGATCATCTACGACGCGATCCTGTCTCTCTACTCGCATGGCGAGCCGACGGACGTCATCACCGTCACGGACGAGCTCACCAAGCTCGGCGAGCTCTCGCGCGCCGGCGGGGCCGAGTACCTCCACACACTGACCAGCCTCGTGCCGACCGCCGCCAACGCCGGGTACTACGCCAATATCGTCACCGAGAAAGCGCTCCTGCGCCGACTGGTCGAGGCGGGCACCCGCATCACGCAGATGGGCTACAAGGCCGAGGGAGAGGTGCTCGACCTCGTCAACAACGCGCAGGCGGAGATCTACTCCGTGACGGGTGCGCAGGAGGCGGAGGACTACGTCCCGCTGACGGAGGCCGTCACCGTCGCCATCGACGAGATCGAGGCGGCCAAGCACAAGGACGGGTCGATGACCGGCGTCCCGACCGGGTTCACCGAGCTCGACGAGCTGACGAACGGCCTGCACCCCGGCCAGATGGTGATCGTCGCCGCGCGACCCGCGCTCGGAAAGTCGACCCTCGCCCTCGACTTCGCGCGCGCCGCCGCGATCAAGCACGACCTCCCCACGATCTTCTTCTCCCTCGAGATGGGGCGGAGCGAGATCGCGATGCGCCTCCTCTCGGCGGAGGCGACCGTCCCCCTCCAGCACATGCGCAAGGGAACGGTCGACAACCGCGATTGGACCACCATCGCCGCGACCCGCGGCCGCATCAACGACGCTCCGCTCTACATCGACGACAGCCCGAACATGACGCTTGTCGAGATCCGCGCCAAGTGCCGCCGACTCAAGCAGCGCGTCGGACTCAAGATGGTCGTCATCGACTACCTTCAGCTCATGACGAGCGGAAAGCGCGTCGAGAGCCGCCAGCAGGAGGTCAGCGAGTTCTCCCGCGCCCTCAAGCTCCTCGCCAAGGAACTCCAGGTGCCCGTCATCGCCCTCTCGCAGCTGAACCGCGGTCCCGAGCAGCGCGCCGACAAGCTCCCCGCCCTGAGTGACCTCCGCGAGTCCGGCTCCATCGAGCAGGACGCCGACATGGTCATCCTCCTCCACCGCGAATCCGCCTACGAGAAGGACAACCCCCGCGCCGGCGAGGCCGACCTCATCGTCGCCAAGCACCGAAACGGCCCCACCAAGACCGTCACCGTCGCCTTCCAGGGCATGTACTCCCGCTTCACGGACATGGCTCCGGTCTAG
- the rplI gene encoding 50S ribosomal protein L9 — MSKVILTHEVTGLGSAGDVVDVKNGYARNYLVPQGFAIAWTRGGEKQVEQIKAARAARELHTVEAAQDLKAKLEATKVKLVVKAGREGRLFGSVKTGDVADAVKAAGIGELDKRKIEIPNAIKVVGDHEATVRLHEDLSAVITLQVVAAK; from the coding sequence ATGTCGAAAGTGATTCTGACGCACGAGGTCACCGGCCTCGGTTCGGCCGGTGACGTCGTCGACGTCAAGAACGGCTACGCGCGCAACTACCTCGTCCCGCAGGGCTTCGCGATCGCGTGGACCCGCGGTGGCGAGAAGCAGGTCGAGCAGATCAAGGCGGCCCGGGCCGCTCGCGAGCTGCACACCGTCGAGGCCGCTCAGGACCTCAAGGCCAAGCTCGAGGCGACCAAGGTCAAGCTGGTCGTGAAGGCGGGCCGCGAGGGCCGTCTGTTCGGCTCGGTCAAGACCGGCGATGTCGCCGACGCCGTCAAGGCGGCGGGCATCGGCGAGCTCGACAAGCGCAAGATCGAGATCCCCAACGCCATCAAGGTCGTGGGCGACCACGAGGCCACCGTGCGCCTGCACGAGGACCTCTCGGCCGTCATCACCCTTCAGGTGGTCGCTGCCAAGTAG
- the rpsR gene encoding 30S ribosomal protein S18 has protein sequence MAGKSSGDRRKPIRKGKDGKNAAPAKSVRVGVIDYKDVATLRKFISERGKIRARRITGVSVQEQRLIARAVKNAREMALLPYAGSGR, from the coding sequence ATGGCTGGAAAGTCGAGCGGCGACCGCCGCAAGCCGATCCGCAAGGGCAAGGACGGCAAGAACGCCGCTCCTGCGAAGTCCGTTCGCGTCGGCGTCATTGACTACAAGGACGTCGCAACCCTGCGGAAGTTCATCTCGGAGCGTGGAAAGATCCGCGCCCGTCGCATCACCGGTGTCTCCGTCCAGGAGCAGCGCCTGATCGCCCGCGCCGTCAAGAACGCGCGCGAGATGGCTCTTCTCCCCTACGCCGGCTCGGGCCGTTAA
- a CDS encoding single-stranded DNA-binding protein, whose product MAGETVITVVGNLTADPELRYTQNGLAVANFTIASTPRTFDRQANEWKDGEALFLRASVWREFAEHVAGSLTKGSRVIAQGRLKQRSYETKEGEKRTSIELEIDEIGPSLRYATAQVTRAQSSGGGRAAGGFGGGAPAVEEPWAASAPADPSAGADVWNTPGSYNDETPF is encoded by the coding sequence ATGGCCGGCGAGACCGTCATCACCGTGGTGGGCAACCTCACGGCCGACCCCGAGCTGCGTTACACGCAGAACGGGCTGGCCGTCGCCAACTTCACGATCGCGTCCACTCCGCGCACGTTCGACCGTCAGGCGAACGAGTGGAAGGACGGAGAGGCTCTGTTCCTCCGGGCGAGCGTCTGGCGTGAATTCGCCGAGCACGTCGCGGGCTCGCTGACCAAGGGGTCCCGCGTCATCGCTCAGGGGCGGCTCAAGCAGCGTTCCTACGAGACGAAGGAAGGCGAGAAGCGCACGTCCATCGAGCTCGAGATCGATGAGATCGGGCCGTCGCTGCGCTACGCCACCGCTCAGGTGACCCGTGCTCAGTCGTCCGGCGGCGGTCGTGCCGCCGGCGGGTTCGGTGGCGGTGCTCCCGCTGTCGAGGAGCCCTGGGCCGCCTCCGCCCCCGCGGACCCGTCCGCGGGCGCTGACGTCTGGAACACTCCGGGTTCCTACAACGACGAGACCCCCTTCTAA
- the rpsF gene encoding 30S ribosomal protein S6, with protein sequence MHQYELMVILDPEIDERTVAPSLDKFLNVVRNDGGTIDSVDIWGRRRLAYEINKKSEGIYAVVQLTANGDTTKELDRQLKLSEAVMRTKVLRAEEAIAQVAAAQKRADEKAARKAASAGTEKAGA encoded by the coding sequence ATGCATCAGTACGAGCTGATGGTCATCCTCGATCCCGAGATCGATGAGCGCACCGTTGCTCCCAGCCTTGACAAGTTCCTCAACGTCGTTCGTAACGACGGTGGAACGATCGACAGCGTCGACATCTGGGGTCGCCGTCGCCTGGCCTATGAGATCAACAAGAAGTCCGAGGGCATCTACGCCGTCGTCCAGCTGACCGCGAACGGCGACACCACCAAGGAGCTCGACCGCCAGCTGAAGCTCAGCGAGGCCGTCATGCGCACCAAGGTGCTCCGCGCCGAGGAGGCCATCGCCCAGGTCGCCGCCGCTCAGAAGCGCGCCGACGAGAAGGCTGCCCGCAAGGCCGCCTCCGCCGGCACCGAGAAGGCCGGCGCCTAG
- a CDS encoding CCA tRNA nucleotidyltransferase — protein MQSVAESLERLGDLAASPTVSRVASLFAASGHELALVGGPVRDALLGRSVHDLDFTTDARPDDILKIVSPLADAVWDIGRQFGTIGARFGDDTVEITTYRSDSYDGETRKPDVVFGDSLEGDLLRRDFTVNALALRVPDVRLVDPSGGVEHLLERRITTPSTPEVSFGDDPLRMLRAARFAAQLGFVVDDETVGAMGRMADRIRIISAERVRDELSKLLTAEDPRAGIELLVQTGLADEVLPEVPALRLEVDEHHHHKDVYQHSLTVLEQAIGYEKERHPGEAPDLVLRLAAILHDIGKPATRRFEPGGAVSFYHHDVVGAKLARKRLTALRFDKATIDAVARLIELHLRFFGYTDAHWTDSAVRRYVRDAGEQLERLHMLTRADVTTRNRRKADRLGFAYDDLEQRIRELKEQEELDAVRPDLDGQQVMRVLGITPGREVGQAMKFLLDLRLDEGPLGEEEATRRLLDWWGAR, from the coding sequence ATGCAGAGCGTCGCCGAATCCCTCGAACGTCTCGGCGACCTCGCGGCATCGCCCACGGTCAGCCGGGTCGCCTCCCTGTTCGCGGCCTCCGGCCACGAGCTGGCCCTCGTCGGCGGCCCCGTTCGCGACGCGCTGCTGGGCCGGTCCGTGCACGATCTCGACTTCACGACGGACGCGCGCCCCGACGACATCCTGAAGATCGTCTCCCCGCTCGCGGACGCGGTCTGGGACATCGGCCGGCAGTTCGGCACAATCGGGGCGCGGTTCGGCGACGACACCGTCGAGATCACGACCTATCGCAGCGACAGCTACGACGGCGAGACGCGCAAGCCCGACGTGGTCTTCGGCGACTCGCTGGAGGGCGACCTCCTGCGCCGCGACTTCACCGTGAACGCGCTGGCCCTCCGCGTGCCCGACGTCCGGCTCGTCGATCCGTCGGGCGGTGTGGAGCACTTGCTCGAGCGGCGGATCACGACCCCGTCGACCCCGGAGGTGTCGTTCGGCGACGATCCGCTGCGCATGCTCCGGGCGGCGCGGTTCGCCGCACAGCTCGGGTTCGTCGTCGACGACGAGACCGTCGGCGCCATGGGTCGCATGGCCGATCGCATCCGCATCATCAGCGCCGAGCGCGTGCGCGACGAACTCTCCAAGCTCCTCACCGCGGAAGATCCGCGGGCCGGCATCGAGCTGCTGGTCCAGACCGGGCTCGCCGACGAGGTGCTGCCGGAGGTGCCCGCGCTGCGGCTCGAAGTGGACGAGCACCACCACCACAAAGACGTATATCAGCACAGCCTGACCGTCCTGGAGCAGGCCATCGGATACGAAAAGGAGCGTCATCCGGGTGAGGCTCCCGATCTCGTCCTGCGTCTCGCGGCCATCCTGCACGACATCGGCAAGCCGGCGACCCGGCGGTTCGAGCCGGGCGGCGCCGTGAGCTTCTACCACCACGACGTCGTGGGTGCGAAGCTCGCCAGGAAGCGGCTGACCGCACTGCGCTTCGACAAGGCGACGATCGACGCGGTCGCGCGGCTGATCGAGCTGCACCTCCGCTTCTTCGGCTACACCGACGCCCACTGGACGGACTCCGCGGTGCGCCGCTACGTGCGGGACGCGGGCGAGCAGCTCGAACGCCTGCACATGCTGACGCGTGCCGACGTGACCACGCGCAACCGCCGCAAGGCCGACCGTCTGGGGTTCGCGTACGACGACCTCGAGCAGCGCATCCGGGAGCTGAAGGAGCAGGAGGAGCTGGATGCGGTGCGTCCGGACCTCGACGGCCAGCAGGTGATGCGTGTGCTCGGCATCACGCCAGGGCGCGAGGTGGGCCAGGCGATGAAGTTCCTGCTCGATCTGCGGCTCGACGAGGGGCCGTTGGGCGAGGAGGAGGCAACGCGTCGCCTGCTCGACTGGTGGGGCGCCCGCTGA
- a CDS encoding DUF6049 family protein, translating to MSAADPTLLRGARRRRAGGRLAGVVAALVAALSLVTVTPTAATAATDAPSPSTSSVTATPSPRTSDGSGLTASVAADNAGVLATGQDLSVSVTVSNPTGSAVSTGTVSVWLDPKAMASRNTLTDWLGSADPVTAPVPLGEATLPPLESGTSSVVRVTVPAAAVPFGTRPDSAVFGIGATVTSADSRIEARSSVVWSAAETGTRSSVGVVMPIVSPSSADGLISADDLATYTAANGVLTRDLDGLDGHSAVTVGIDPMIIASIRALGNAAPATAIDWLSRLATLPNETFSLGYGDADPTGQIQAGGAAPLTPTSLQYALDPKNFSPTPTSIGQPVTAPTTAITGGSTPTPTPTSGPVLPTLEQLTAWDFTLKGIAWPGDRSARAADLAPLAAAGLTNVIVSGDNTNAGDLDTTPNAAVATSGSTVVAFDQRLSDALRSAVSAPSDVAWNTAMGKLNAQLQLIGAEGGDARHLLVGLDRSWPSSGTQLKRTLDALSSSPWATSSTLVAVRAAAATSGLALTDAPEADARIDAIRSLFSDETSLGAFSSVLDDPTTLTGRVRAQLLTLLAVSWQNPKADWAAAVAASHKTTRDTLGSIHILPTENINLVSAQGSIPFTVSNELKDEAVTVVLTASPSNSRLEIDDATTKRIPQDSRATLLVPVKAKVGNGQVVLSLRLYSPTGVPIGDPTTVTVDVHADWEGLGALILGILLVLLFGFGVVRNILRRRKERREPEDGDQTAGAEIAPEAPPHTEQEEPGPGVGDTSGAPQEDEPRG from the coding sequence ATGAGCGCAGCCGACCCCACCCTCCTCCGGGGTGCCCGTCGCCGGCGCGCGGGCGGCCGACTCGCCGGTGTCGTCGCGGCCCTGGTCGCGGCGCTCTCGCTGGTCACGGTGACGCCGACGGCGGCGACCGCCGCGACCGACGCCCCCAGCCCCTCCACCTCCTCCGTCACCGCGACCCCGTCTCCCCGCACCTCGGACGGGTCGGGCCTGACCGCAAGCGTCGCGGCCGACAATGCCGGCGTGCTCGCGACCGGTCAAGACCTTTCGGTCTCCGTCACGGTCTCCAATCCCACCGGGTCGGCCGTCTCCACCGGAACGGTCTCGGTCTGGCTGGACCCGAAGGCGATGGCCTCACGCAACACCCTCACCGACTGGCTCGGTTCCGCTGATCCGGTCACGGCGCCGGTGCCGCTGGGGGAGGCGACCCTCCCTCCTCTGGAGAGCGGCACCAGCAGCGTCGTCCGGGTGACCGTCCCGGCCGCGGCGGTCCCGTTCGGGACGCGCCCCGACTCGGCGGTGTTCGGGATCGGCGCGACCGTGACGTCCGCAGACTCCCGGATCGAGGCGCGCAGCTCCGTCGTGTGGAGCGCGGCGGAGACCGGCACGCGGTCGAGTGTGGGCGTCGTCATGCCCATCGTCAGCCCCTCCAGCGCGGACGGCCTCATCTCCGCCGACGATCTCGCGACCTACACGGCCGCGAACGGCGTGCTCACCCGCGATCTGGACGGGCTCGACGGGCACAGCGCCGTGACCGTCGGGATCGACCCGATGATCATCGCGTCCATCCGCGCGCTCGGCAACGCGGCGCCGGCGACCGCCATCGACTGGCTGTCGCGCCTCGCGACCCTGCCCAATGAAACCTTCTCACTCGGTTACGGCGACGCCGACCCGACCGGGCAGATCCAGGCAGGAGGGGCCGCCCCGCTGACTCCGACCTCCCTGCAGTACGCCCTCGACCCCAAGAACTTCTCACCCACTCCGACCTCGATCGGCCAGCCCGTGACGGCGCCGACGACGGCGATCACGGGAGGCTCGACGCCGACGCCGACGCCGACCTCCGGACCGGTGCTCCCCACGCTCGAGCAGCTCACCGCCTGGGACTTCACCCTGAAGGGCATCGCCTGGCCCGGCGATCGGAGCGCGCGTGCGGCCGATCTGGCCCCGCTCGCCGCCGCCGGGCTGACGAACGTGATCGTCTCGGGTGACAACACCAACGCCGGCGACCTGGACACCACGCCGAACGCCGCCGTGGCCACGAGCGGAAGCACGGTCGTGGCCTTCGATCAGCGTCTCTCCGATGCTCTGCGATCGGCCGTCTCCGCGCCGAGCGACGTCGCCTGGAACACGGCCATGGGCAAGCTCAACGCTCAGCTCCAGCTGATCGGCGCGGAAGGCGGAGACGCCCGCCACCTGCTCGTCGGACTCGACCGGTCGTGGCCGTCGAGCGGGACCCAGCTCAAGCGCACGCTGGACGCGCTGTCGTCGTCGCCGTGGGCGACGTCGTCGACCCTCGTCGCAGTCCGTGCGGCGGCCGCCACCAGCGGCCTGGCTCTCACCGACGCTCCGGAGGCGGACGCTCGGATCGACGCCATCCGCTCCCTCTTCTCGGATGAGACGTCGCTCGGGGCGTTCTCCTCCGTGCTCGACGACCCGACGACCCTCACCGGCCGGGTGCGCGCACAGCTGCTCACCCTGCTCGCGGTCTCCTGGCAGAACCCCAAGGCCGATTGGGCCGCCGCGGTCGCCGCGTCGCACAAGACGACGCGGGACACCCTCGGTTCCATCCACATCCTGCCGACGGAGAACATCAACCTCGTCAGCGCCCAGGGGTCGATCCCGTTCACGGTCAGCAACGAGCTCAAGGACGAGGCAGTGACGGTCGTGCTGACCGCGTCGCCCTCGAACAGCCGCCTGGAGATCGACGACGCGACGACCAAGCGGATCCCGCAGGACTCCCGTGCCACGCTCCTCGTCCCGGTGAAGGCGAAGGTGGGCAACGGCCAGGTCGTGCTCTCGCTGCGCCTCTACAGCCCCACCGGCGTGCCGATCGGCGACCCGACGACGGTCACCGTCGACGTGCACGCGGACTGGGAGGGGCTCGGCGCATTGATCCTCGGCATCCTGCTCGTCCTGCTCTTCGGCTTCGGCGTCGTACGCAACATCCTGAGACGCCGCAAGGAGCGCCGCGAGCCGGAGGACGGCGACCAGACCGCCGGCGCAGAGATCGCTCCGGAGGCCCCTCCGCACACGGAGCAGGAAGAGCCGGGCCCCGGAGTCGGCGACACCTCCGGCGCACCGCAGGAGGACGAACCGCGTGGCTAG
- the murJ gene encoding murein biosynthesis integral membrane protein MurJ → MASVGRASAMLASGTFVSRILGFAKAWLLVQAIGTLSLAANAYGTATQVPNSLYAIIAQGILNAILVPQIVRASVNADGGRAYINKLVTLGMVVFAGVAVVATVAAPLLMTVYGLRGEQAQLATTFAYWSLPQIFFLGLYTLLGEVLNARKSFGPFTWAPVINNVVAILMLGGFILLFGAYSASGNAHDTWSIGMIALLAGGATLGIAVQALVLFFFWRRIGLRFRFDFGWRGVNLGSAGRAAGWTLGMLIATQIAGLIEMNVSNSAGEGYAGSFVMTNAWLIFMLPHGIIAVSIVTAYYTRMAEHAARGAVSDFRGDFSSAARSIMFLIVFSSAALIVVAYPVARVFTSSYQPMGLVLIAYLVGLVPFSLVFMAQRAFYSLGDTRTPFLFTVAQVVVIIVGVLACFAVGPDMRAAAVALVVSLASVIQAVLAFALLRRRVGGVDGRRIASGLWRFLVAAVAAMVAGAGFLVLLGGVEPGAFPVSGILGAIVSSAVVGVVMLVVYVGFLAMLRSSDLEAGVGPILDRLRRRTPQGG, encoded by the coding sequence GTGGCTAGCGTGGGACGCGCCAGCGCGATGCTCGCCTCCGGCACCTTCGTCTCGCGCATCCTCGGATTCGCGAAGGCGTGGCTGCTGGTGCAGGCGATCGGCACTCTCAGCCTCGCAGCGAACGCGTACGGCACGGCGACGCAGGTGCCCAACAGTCTGTACGCGATCATCGCTCAGGGCATCCTGAACGCGATCCTGGTGCCGCAGATCGTGCGCGCATCCGTCAACGCCGACGGCGGGCGCGCTTACATCAACAAGCTCGTCACACTGGGGATGGTGGTGTTCGCGGGGGTCGCGGTCGTCGCCACGGTCGCGGCGCCGCTGCTCATGACCGTGTATGGGCTACGCGGCGAGCAGGCGCAGTTGGCGACCACATTCGCGTACTGGTCGCTGCCGCAGATCTTCTTCCTCGGCCTCTACACGCTCCTGGGCGAAGTCCTGAACGCCCGCAAGTCGTTCGGGCCGTTCACCTGGGCGCCGGTGATCAACAACGTCGTCGCCATCCTCATGCTCGGCGGCTTCATACTGCTGTTCGGCGCGTACTCCGCTTCCGGCAATGCCCACGACACATGGTCGATCGGGATGATCGCCCTTCTCGCGGGCGGAGCCACGTTGGGTATCGCGGTGCAGGCCCTCGTGCTGTTCTTCTTCTGGCGGCGGATCGGTCTGAGGTTCCGCTTCGACTTCGGATGGCGCGGAGTCAACCTGGGGAGCGCGGGCCGGGCGGCCGGCTGGACGCTGGGAATGCTCATCGCGACCCAGATCGCCGGGCTCATCGAGATGAACGTCTCGAACTCGGCGGGGGAGGGCTACGCCGGCTCGTTCGTGATGACGAACGCCTGGCTGATCTTCATGCTCCCGCACGGCATCATCGCGGTCTCGATCGTCACGGCGTACTACACGCGGATGGCGGAGCATGCCGCCCGCGGTGCCGTCTCCGACTTCCGCGGCGATTTCTCGAGCGCTGCGCGGTCGATCATGTTCCTCATCGTCTTCTCCTCTGCCGCGCTCATCGTCGTGGCGTACCCCGTTGCTCGCGTCTTCACCTCCAGCTATCAGCCGATGGGACTCGTCCTCATCGCTTATCTGGTGGGCCTCGTTCCCTTCTCGCTCGTGTTCATGGCGCAGAGGGCCTTCTACTCGCTGGGGGACACCCGCACGCCGTTCCTCTTCACCGTCGCCCAGGTCGTCGTGATCATCGTCGGCGTGCTGGCCTGCTTCGCTGTGGGCCCCGACATGCGCGCCGCAGCCGTCGCCCTCGTCGTCTCGCTCGCGAGCGTCATCCAGGCGGTGCTCGCCTTCGCACTCCTGCGTCGCCGCGTCGGGGGAGTGGACGGGAGGCGCATCGCGAGCGGACTGTGGCGGTTCCTTGTCGCAGCGGTGGCGGCGATGGTCGCGGGCGCCGGGTTCCTGGTGCTGCTCGGGGGAGTGGAGCCGGGCGCTTTCCCGGTGAGCGGCATCCTGGGCGCGATCGTCTCGTCGGCGGTCGTGGGTGTCGTGATGCTCGTCGTGTACGTCGGATTCCTCGCGATGCTCCGTTCGAGCGATCTGGAGGCGGGGGTCGGACCAATCCTCGATCGCCTTCGGCGCCGAACTCCACAGGGCGGGTGA
- the trxB gene encoding thioredoxin-disulfide reductase, producing MRQIIIIGSGPAGYTAAIYAARANLKPLLIASSVEAGGELMNTTEVENFPGFPDGIMGPDLMFKMQAQAEKFGTEVVLDDVVSVDLTGEVKTVTLGSGAVHEALAVIFATGSAYRKLGLEDEDRLSGHGVSWCATCDGFFFRERTIAVVGGGDSAMEEANFLTRFADKVYVIHRRDSLRASKIMQDRAFANEKIEFVWNSEVVGIGGSEQVQHVKLRNLVTGEESELDLQGLFIAIGNDPRVHLVHGQLDLTAEGTIAVDGRSSKTNLTGVFAAGDVIDPTYRQAVTAAASGTVAALDAEHYLASLPQNLLEQTVETASSDRELSTTA from the coding sequence GTGCGGCAGATCATCATCATCGGTTCCGGCCCCGCCGGGTACACCGCGGCCATCTATGCGGCCCGCGCCAACCTGAAGCCGCTGCTGATCGCCTCCTCGGTCGAGGCGGGCGGTGAACTGATGAACACCACGGAGGTCGAGAACTTCCCCGGGTTCCCCGACGGGATCATGGGCCCCGACCTCATGTTCAAGATGCAGGCCCAGGCCGAGAAGTTCGGCACCGAGGTCGTGCTCGACGATGTCGTGTCGGTCGATCTGACGGGTGAGGTCAAGACTGTCACGCTCGGCTCCGGCGCCGTGCACGAGGCCCTCGCCGTGATCTTCGCGACCGGCTCCGCCTATCGCAAGCTGGGCCTGGAGGACGAGGATCGCCTTTCCGGACACGGTGTCTCCTGGTGCGCCACCTGCGACGGGTTCTTCTTCCGCGAGCGCACGATCGCCGTGGTCGGCGGCGGCGACTCCGCGATGGAGGAGGCCAACTTCCTCACCCGCTTCGCGGACAAGGTGTACGTCATCCACCGCCGCGACAGCCTCCGCGCCTCCAAGATCATGCAGGATCGCGCCTTCGCCAACGAGAAGATCGAGTTCGTCTGGAACTCGGAGGTCGTGGGCATCGGCGGCAGCGAGCAGGTTCAGCACGTCAAGCTGCGCAACCTCGTCACCGGCGAGGAGAGCGAGCTCGACCTGCAGGGACTGTTCATCGCGATCGGCAACGACCCGCGCGTGCACCTGGTCCACGGTCAGCTCGATCTGACCGCCGAGGGCACCATCGCGGTCGACGGCCGTTCGTCGAAGACGAACCTCACCGGCGTGTTCGCCGCCGGGGACGTGATCGACCCGACGTACCGTCAGGCCGTCACCGCTGCGGCGTCCGGCACCGTCGCCGCCCTCGACGCGGAGCACTACCTCGCTTCGCTTCCCCAGAACCTGCTGGAGCAGACGGTCGAGACCGCCTCCAGCGATCGTGAACTCTCGACCACCGCCTAA
- the trxA gene encoding thioredoxin produces the protein MSAARSVTDATFEQDVLNNEKTILVDFWAEWCGPCRAVGPILDQIAAEHSDKIEIVKLNVDENPQTAAKYQITSIPAMKVYQGGEVVKTVIGAKPKPALEADLAAYLA, from the coding sequence ATGTCAGCAGCACGTTCGGTCACGGACGCGACGTTCGAGCAGGACGTCCTCAACAACGAGAAGACCATCCTCGTGGACTTCTGGGCAGAGTGGTGCGGCCCGTGTCGCGCCGTCGGCCCGATCCTCGACCAGATCGCCGCCGAGCACTCGGACAAGATCGAGATCGTCAAGCTCAACGTCGACGAGAACCCGCAGACCGCGGCGAAGTACCAGATCACCTCCATCCCCGCGATGAAGGTGTACCAGGGTGGAGAGGTCGTCAAGACCGTCATCGGCGCCAAGCCGAAGCCCGCCCTCGAAGCCGACCTGGCCGCCTACCTCGCGTAG